One genomic window of Sphingomonas ginsengisoli An et al. 2013 includes the following:
- the crtY gene encoding lycopene beta-cyclase CrtY, protein MAAADFDLIILGGGLAGGLCALALAARRPELRVAIVEPGERIGGNHLWSFFASDVAPADRWLVDPLIGHRWPGYDVAFPAHRRTLDQPYQTIASEALDAAVRAALPPEAIIRDAATAITPTSVRLEEGGTLHAGAVLDARGGQAEGLSIGWQKFLGQLLDIPAGHGLTQPIVMDASVDQTDGYRFVYCLPFSATQVFVEDTYYTDGPELDRDTLHERIAAYAAAQGWRVAGISREEVGQLPVLKGGDFDAFWPAGDPVARAGARGGFFHPLTSYSLPDAVRFASWLATLPDFGALGPATRARAAAHWRRGGFDRLLSRMLFDAADPPRRYRVLERFYRLPAPLIARFYAGESSAIDRARILSGRPPVSVLRAVKALKEPQ, encoded by the coding sequence ATGGCCGCCGCCGACTTCGACCTGATCATCCTGGGCGGCGGGCTGGCGGGTGGGCTGTGCGCGCTGGCGCTGGCGGCGCGGCGGCCCGAGCTCAGGGTCGCCATCGTCGAGCCGGGCGAGCGCATCGGCGGCAACCACCTGTGGTCCTTTTTCGCCAGCGATGTCGCGCCGGCCGACCGCTGGCTGGTCGACCCGCTGATCGGCCATCGCTGGCCGGGCTACGACGTCGCCTTCCCCGCGCACCGCCGCACGCTCGACCAGCCCTACCAGACGATTGCCAGCGAAGCGCTCGACGCCGCCGTCCGCGCCGCCCTCCCGCCCGAGGCGATCATCCGCGACGCGGCGACCGCCATCACTCCCACCAGCGTCCGGCTCGAAGAAGGCGGCACGCTCCACGCCGGCGCCGTGCTCGACGCCCGCGGCGGGCAGGCCGAGGGCTTGAGCATCGGCTGGCAGAAATTCCTCGGCCAGTTGCTCGACATTCCCGCCGGCCACGGCCTCACCCAGCCGATCGTGATGGACGCCTCCGTCGACCAGACCGACGGCTATCGCTTCGTCTATTGCCTCCCCTTCAGCGCGACCCAGGTCTTCGTCGAGGACACCTATTACACCGACGGCCCCGAGCTCGATCGCGACACGCTCCACGAGCGCATCGCCGCTTACGCCGCCGCGCAGGGCTGGCGCGTGGCCGGAATCAGCCGCGAGGAAGTCGGCCAATTGCCTGTGCTCAAGGGCGGCGACTTCGATGCCTTCTGGCCCGCCGGCGACCCCGTCGCCCGCGCCGGCGCGCGCGGCGGCTTCTTCCATCCGCTCACCAGCTACTCGCTCCCCGACGCGGTCCGTTTCGCCAGCTGGCTCGCCACCCTCCCCGACTTCGGCGCGCTTGGCCCCGCCACCCGCGCCCGCGCGGCGGCGCACTGGCGACGCGGCGGCTTCGACCGCCTCCTCTCGCGGATGCTGTTCGACGCCGCCGATCCGCCGCGGCGCTACCGCGTGCTCGAGCGCTTCTACAGGCTTCCGGCCCCCTTGATCGCCCGCTTCTATGCGGGTGAGAGCAGCGCCATCGACCGCGCGCGCATCCTCTCGGGACGCCCGCCCGTTTCCGTTTTGCGCGCCGTGAAGGCGTTGAAGGAACCTCAGTGA
- a CDS encoding phytoene desaturase — translation MKSAIVIGAGFGGLALAIRLQSAGVATTVVEARDKPGGRAYVWEKDGHVFDAGPTVITDPDCLERLWRLSGHELAEDVELVPVKPFYRLAWPDGVVFDYTNDDAELKSAMDALNPADWTGYQRFLAYSAGVFREGYLKLGTKAFQSIGDMLKAAPALAKYQAWRSVYSIVSSYVQDEHLRQALSFHTLLVGGNPMTCSSIYALIHKLERDGGVWFAKGGTNQLIAGMVRHFERLGGVLRLDDPVTAITTAGNRVTGVRTRSGWSAEADAVASNGDVVHSYGLLEGSPRGPQQVRALKRKRFSPGLFVLHFGLEGTFPDIAHHTILFGPRYKELLGDIYSRGRLATDPSLYLHHPTITDPSMAPPGCSTFYALAPVPNLGKAPVDWASEGDKYREVVLDILAERLIPDIRQRIRTIFHYTPDDFGRDLAAHLGSAFSLEPVLWQSAWFRTHNRDDQLKNLYFVGAGTHPGAGIPGVVGSAEATAGLMLTA, via the coding sequence GTGAAGAGTGCGATCGTCATCGGGGCGGGATTCGGCGGGCTCGCGCTCGCCATCCGCCTCCAGTCGGCGGGGGTCGCGACCACCGTGGTCGAGGCGCGCGACAAGCCCGGCGGCCGCGCCTACGTGTGGGAAAAGGACGGCCATGTGTTCGACGCCGGCCCCACCGTCATCACCGACCCCGACTGCCTCGAGCGGTTGTGGCGGCTCAGCGGCCATGAACTCGCCGAGGACGTCGAGCTGGTCCCGGTGAAGCCCTTCTACCGGCTCGCCTGGCCCGATGGCGTGGTGTTCGATTACACCAACGACGACGCCGAACTGAAGAGCGCGATGGACGCGCTCAACCCGGCCGACTGGACCGGCTACCAGCGCTTCCTCGCCTACAGCGCCGGGGTGTTCCGCGAGGGCTATCTCAAGCTCGGCACCAAGGCGTTTCAAAGCATCGGCGACATGCTCAAGGCCGCCCCGGCGCTGGCCAAATATCAGGCGTGGCGATCGGTCTATTCGATCGTCTCAAGCTATGTGCAGGACGAGCATCTCCGCCAGGCGCTGAGCTTCCACACCCTGCTGGTCGGCGGCAATCCGATGACCTGCTCGTCGATCTACGCGCTGATCCACAAGCTCGAGCGTGACGGCGGGGTATGGTTCGCCAAAGGCGGCACCAACCAGCTCATCGCCGGCATGGTCCGCCATTTCGAGCGGCTCGGCGGCGTCCTCAGGCTCGATGATCCGGTCACCGCCATCACCACTGCCGGCAATCGCGTCACCGGCGTCCGCACCCGCTCGGGCTGGTCGGCCGAGGCCGACGCGGTCGCCTCGAACGGCGACGTGGTCCACAGCTACGGCCTGCTCGAAGGCTCGCCGCGCGGCCCACAGCAGGTTCGCGCGCTCAAGCGCAAGCGCTTCTCGCCCGGCCTGTTCGTGCTCCACTTCGGCCTCGAGGGGACCTTCCCCGATATCGCCCATCACACCATCCTGTTCGGCCCGCGCTACAAGGAACTGCTCGGCGATATCTATTCGCGCGGGCGTCTCGCCACCGACCCCTCGCTCTACCTCCACCACCCCACCATCACCGATCCGAGCATGGCCCCGCCCGGCTGCTCGACCTTCTACGCGCTCGCTCCCGTTCCCAACCTCGGCAAGGCGCCGGTCGATTGGGCCAGCGAGGGCGACAAGTATCGTGAGGTCGTCCTCGACATCCTCGCCGAGCGCCTGATCCCCGACATCCGTCAGCGCATCCGCACCATCTTCCACTACACCCCCGACGACTTCGGCCGCGACCTCGCCGCCCACTTGGGCTCGGCCTTCAGCCTTGAGCCCGTGCTGTGGCAGTCGGCCTGGTTCCGCACCCACAACCGCGACGACCAGCTGAAGAACCTCTACTTCGTCGGCGCCGGCACCCACCCGGGCGCGGGCATCCCCGGCGTGGTCGGCAGCGCCGAGGCCACCGCCGGGCTGATGCTCACCGCATGA